The following proteins come from a genomic window of Candidatus Binatia bacterium:
- a CDS encoding CHASE3 domain-containing protein, with protein MPKALLRHVNLGFGLTLFALILIGVVSFLSIRALIRNSDSVAHTQEVMAHAARVGSLLADAETGQRGYLITGDPLFLEPYTTASVSLRAEVDSLGLLTRDNGHQRERVAHLRSLTNQRLAMLAEGIGIRRRGGAESARQWLLHDRGRIVMDEARAMLQAVRQQESILLHHRDEAARQSALASTVLILLGSIVGIVTVAFATHRVRRDVRRRAEVETDLIDARDRMEERVRERTAELEAVIETCPLPIAAIDPKGNITLWNHAAEVTFGYGRDEMLGKPYSPMDTEDRKNYEDVLKRISAGAPVTAYETRGRRKDGSMIDIAVYSAPLRVPGGRPLGVLAVIADRTERNRLEDRLRQSQKMEAVGKLAGGIAHDFNNLLTAITGYTDLLYLRLPGDIGKRELNEIRKASDRAASLTRQLLAFSRQQVLQPKVIDVNEVVGNLSGMLGRLIGEDVELVASLDREVGRVKADPFQLEQVLMNLAVNARDAMPRGGKLTIETANVILDESYTRGHPDVKPGPYVMIAVSDTGIGMDSETRARIFEPFFTTKALGKGTGLGLSTVYGIVKQSQGHMWVYSEPGQGATFKVYLPIHEAGVEPPLATPQARVVPRGWETILAVEDEESLLNLVAEILKDAGYSVIPAHGPKEALRVLLEHREAIHMLLTDVVMPGMSGRILADQVLRERPGMRVLYMSGYTDNAIVHHGVLDAGVAFLQKPFTPDALIKKVREVLDAAEVSA; from the coding sequence GTGCCCAAGGCCCTTCTCCGCCATGTGAACCTCGGGTTCGGCCTGACCCTCTTCGCGCTGATCCTGATCGGGGTCGTGTCGTTCCTCTCCATCCGGGCCCTGATCCGCAATTCCGACTCCGTCGCCCACACCCAGGAAGTCATGGCGCACGCCGCGCGCGTGGGATCGCTGCTCGCCGACGCCGAGACCGGGCAGCGCGGCTACCTGATCACGGGCGATCCGCTCTTCCTCGAGCCCTACACCACCGCTTCCGTCTCGCTTCGCGCCGAGGTGGATTCGCTGGGGCTCCTCACGCGCGACAACGGCCACCAGCGGGAGCGCGTCGCGCACCTCCGCTCGCTCACGAACCAGCGGCTGGCCATGCTGGCCGAGGGGATCGGGATCCGGCGGCGCGGGGGCGCCGAGTCGGCGCGGCAGTGGCTGCTCCACGACCGCGGGCGGATCGTCATGGACGAGGCCCGCGCGATGCTGCAGGCCGTGCGCCAGCAGGAGTCGATCCTCCTCCACCATCGCGACGAGGCGGCGCGGCAGAGCGCCCTGGCCTCCACGGTGCTCATCCTGCTCGGCTCAATCGTCGGGATCGTGACGGTCGCCTTCGCCACGCACCGGGTGCGCCGCGACGTGCGCCGGCGGGCGGAGGTGGAGACCGACCTGATCGACGCGCGCGACCGGATGGAGGAGCGCGTCCGGGAGCGCACGGCCGAGCTCGAGGCGGTGATCGAGACCTGTCCGCTGCCGATCGCGGCCATCGATCCCAAGGGAAACATCACCCTCTGGAATCACGCGGCGGAGGTGACGTTCGGCTATGGCCGCGACGAGATGCTCGGCAAGCCCTACAGCCCCATGGACACGGAGGATCGTAAGAATTACGAGGACGTCCTGAAGCGGATCAGCGCGGGCGCCCCCGTCACGGCCTACGAGACGCGGGGGCGGAGGAAGGACGGGTCGATGATCGACATCGCCGTCTACAGCGCGCCGCTCCGGGTGCCCGGCGGCCGTCCGCTCGGCGTGCTCGCGGTGATCGCCGACCGCACGGAGCGGAACCGGCTGGAGGACCGCCTGCGCCAGTCGCAGAAGATGGAGGCGGTCGGGAAGCTGGCGGGCGGGATCGCCCACGACTTCAACAACCTCCTCACGGCCATCACCGGCTACACCGACCTTCTGTACCTGCGGCTCCCCGGCGACATCGGCAAGCGCGAGCTGAACGAGATCCGGAAAGCCTCCGACCGCGCCGCCTCCCTCACGCGGCAGCTCCTCGCCTTCAGCCGGCAGCAGGTGCTGCAGCCCAAGGTCATCGACGTGAACGAGGTGGTGGGGAACCTGAGCGGGATGCTCGGACGCCTGATCGGCGAGGACGTCGAGCTGGTCGCGTCGCTCGATCGCGAGGTCGGCCGCGTGAAGGCCGATCCTTTCCAGCTGGAGCAGGTGCTCATGAACCTCGCGGTGAACGCGCGCGACGCCATGCCGCGCGGCGGCAAGCTCACCATCGAGACGGCGAACGTGATCCTGGACGAGAGCTACACCCGGGGCCACCCCGACGTGAAGCCCGGCCCCTACGTGATGATCGCGGTGAGCGACACCGGGATCGGGATGGACTCGGAGACGCGGGCCCGCATCTTCGAGCCCTTCTTCACGACCAAGGCGCTCGGCAAGGGGACGGGCCTCGGCCTCTCCACGGTGTACGGCATCGTGAAGCAGAGCCAGGGGCACATGTGGGTCTACTCGGAGCCCGGCCAGGGCGCGACCTTCAAAGTCTACCTGCCGATCCACGAAGCGGGGGTCGAGCCGCCGCTCGCCACGCCCCAGGCGCGCGTCGTGCCGCGCGGCTGGGAGACGATCCTCGCGGTCGAGGACGAGGAGTCGCTGCTCAACCTGGTCGCCGAGATCCTGAAGGACGCGGGCTACAGCGTGATCCCGGCCCACGGGCCGAAGGAGGCGCTCCGTGTCCTCCTCGAGCACCGCGAGGCGATCCACATGCTCCTGACGGACGTCGTGATGCCCGGGATGAGCGGGCGCATCCTGGCCGACCAGGTGCTGCGCGAGCGGCCCGGCATGCGGGTGCTCTACATGTCGGGGTACACCGACAACGCCATCGTCCACCACGGGGTCCTCGACGCGGGGGTGGCGTTTCTCCAGAAGCCGTTCACGCCCGACGCGCTGATCAAGAAGGTGCGCGAGGTTCTGGACGCGGCGGAGGTGTCGGCCTAG
- the aceA gene encoding isocitrate lyase, which yields MKSRIRQTGPFEKRDRWAGIVRPYTDRDVAALRGTVQVEHTLARRGAERLWSLLHDEPYVSALGALTGNQAVQQVKAGLQAIYLSGWQVAADANLAGQTYPDQSLYPANSVPSVVRRINQALLRADQIENAERVRAANGNGNGNGHGPAKAPRFWLAPIVADAEAGFGGPLNAFELMKGMIEAGAAGVHFEDQLSSEKKCGHLGGKVLIPTGHFIRTLVAARLAADVLDVPTLVVARTDADSARLVTSDIDPRDHEFLTGERTPEGFFRMRGGLDCAIARAKAYAPYADLLWCETSTPDLDEARAFAEGVHREFPGKLLAYNCSPSFNWKKNLNEETIAKFQRELGAMGYRFQFVTLAGFHALNHSMFELARAYKEKGMTGYVQLQEAEFASEKDGYSATRHQREVGTGYFDEVMQVIAAGSDCATLALKESTEAAQFRA from the coding sequence ATGAAATCGCGAATTCGTCAGACCGGACCGTTCGAGAAGAGGGACCGCTGGGCCGGGATCGTCCGTCCCTACACCGACCGGGACGTCGCCGCCCTGCGCGGCACGGTCCAGGTCGAGCACACGCTCGCCCGCCGCGGCGCCGAGCGGCTGTGGTCGTTGCTGCACGATGAGCCGTACGTGTCGGCGCTGGGCGCGCTCACCGGCAACCAGGCGGTGCAGCAGGTCAAGGCGGGGCTCCAGGCGATCTACCTGAGCGGCTGGCAGGTGGCCGCCGACGCCAACCTGGCGGGGCAGACCTACCCCGACCAGAGCCTCTATCCCGCCAACAGCGTTCCCAGCGTGGTGCGCCGCATCAACCAGGCGCTCCTGCGCGCCGACCAGATCGAGAACGCCGAGCGGGTCCGCGCGGCCAACGGCAACGGGAATGGCAACGGACACGGTCCGGCCAAGGCGCCGCGCTTCTGGCTCGCGCCGATCGTCGCCGACGCCGAAGCCGGATTCGGCGGCCCGCTGAACGCGTTCGAGCTGATGAAGGGGATGATCGAGGCGGGCGCCGCGGGCGTCCATTTCGAGGACCAGCTCTCGAGCGAGAAGAAGTGCGGGCACCTGGGAGGCAAGGTGCTCATCCCCACCGGGCATTTCATCCGCACCCTGGTGGCGGCGCGCCTGGCCGCCGACGTCCTGGACGTCCCGACGCTGGTCGTGGCGCGCACCGACGCCGACAGCGCGCGGCTCGTGACCAGCGACATCGACCCGCGCGACCACGAGTTCCTGACGGGGGAGCGCACCCCCGAGGGGTTCTTCCGGATGCGGGGCGGCCTGGACTGCGCCATCGCGCGGGCGAAGGCCTACGCGCCCTACGCCGATCTCCTCTGGTGCGAGACCTCGACGCCGGACCTGGACGAGGCGCGCGCCTTCGCCGAGGGCGTTCACCGCGAATTCCCGGGGAAGCTCCTCGCCTACAACTGCTCCCCCTCGTTCAACTGGAAGAAGAACCTGAACGAGGAGACCATCGCCAAGTTCCAGCGCGAGCTGGGGGCGATGGGCTATCGGTTCCAGTTCGTCACGCTCGCCGGCTTCCACGCGCTCAACCACTCGATGTTCGAGCTGGCGCGGGCCTACAAGGAGAAGGGGATGACCGGCTACGTGCAGCTTCAGGAGGCCGAGTTCGCCTCGGAGAAGGACGGCTACTCCGCCACGCGCCACCAGCGCGAGGTCGGGACCGGCTATTTCGACGAGGTGATGCAGGTGATCGCGGCCGGCAGCGACTGCGCGACCCTGGCGCTCAAGGAATCGACGGAAGCGGCCCAGTTCCGGGCCTGA